In the genome of Candidatus Nealsonbacteria bacterium, one region contains:
- a CDS encoding aminotransferase class I/II-fold pyridoxal phosphate-dependent enzyme, producing MNPFRPISISLSPNTEKDDIALALKLLFQPRKWKVLKKSTGVEKFNNQNQLEGEFKKYLGVKYAVSFNSGRSALMAILNSLGLNKDDEVLLQAFTCNAVVNPILWTGLKPVYVDCDEKTFNIDIEDLKRKITSRSRVVMVQHTFGLPADIDEILEICQKNNLILIEDCAHSLGAEYGSRAKRENRSSTFQPRYVSGKVGTFGRAAFFSFSRDKVISSVYGGMAVTNDDELAKKLKEFQEKIGYPSCRWIFQQLLHPILMNYLILPTYSISCPVGNRRFSFGVGKYLLVLLQWLQILSKAVHWKEKRGRKPGYFPKRLPNALAVLALNQFKKLEKLNQNRKELSSFYYNEIKELSSFGLPPSPDDRKQVFLRFTIKHKKAHEIIEKAWQKNLLIGDWYDKVIAPHDTRLEKMQYIAGSCPKAEKLVKETLNLPTHINISTREAKKIVDFLKLFSD from the coding sequence ATGAATCCCTTTAGACCAATTTCTATATCTTTATCACCGAATACTGAAAAAGATGACATTGCTTTAGCTTTAAAATTGCTTTTCCAGCCCAGGAAATGGAAAGTGTTGAAAAAATCCACAGGTGTCGAAAAATTCAACAATCAAAACCAACTGGAAGGGGAATTTAAAAAATATTTGGGGGTGAAATATGCGGTTTCTTTTAATAGTGGAAGGTCGGCCTTGATGGCGATTTTGAATTCGCTTGGTTTAAATAAAGACGATGAAGTTTTGCTTCAGGCATTTACCTGCAATGCGGTCGTCAACCCAATTTTATGGACAGGATTAAAGCCAGTTTACGTTGATTGTGACGAAAAAACTTTTAATATTGATATTGAAGACCTTAAAAGGAAAATTACGTCGCGGAGCCGGGTGGTAATGGTTCAACATACCTTTGGTTTGCCAGCAGATATAGATGAAATTTTAGAAATTTGTCAAAAAAACAATTTAATTTTAATTGAGGACTGCGCCCATTCTTTGGGGGCTGAATATGGTTCTCGAGCGAAGCGAGAGAACCGGTCCTCCACTTTTCAGCCTCGCTACGTTTCGGGAAAAGTTGGGACTTTTGGCAGGGCAGCTTTTTTTAGTTTTTCCAGAGACAAAGTAATTTCTTCGGTCTACGGCGGAATGGCTGTAACCAACGATGATGAATTAGCAAAAAAACTCAAAGAGTTTCAGGAGAAAATTGGTTATCCTTCTTGTCGCTGGATTTTTCAGCAGTTGTTGCATCCAATTTTGATGAATTATTTGATTTTGCCCACCTATTCAATTTCTTGCCCCGTAGGAAACCGAAGGTTTTCCTTCGGGGTTGGGAAATATCTTTTAGTTTTACTTCAATGGCTTCAGATTTTATCAAAAGCCGTTCACTGGAAAGAAAAAAGAGGCAGGAAGCCCGGCTATTTTCCGAAACGACTTCCAAATGCTTTGGCAGTTTTAGCCCTAAATCAATTTAAAAAATTAGAAAAACTTAATCAAAACCGTAAGGAGCTAAGCTCCTTTTATTATAATGAGATAAAGGAGCTAAGCTCCTTTGGGCTTCCGCCAAGTCCCGATGACAGAAAGCAAGTTTTTTTAAGATTTACTATAAAACACAAAAAAGCCCACGAAATTATTGAAAAAGCCTGGCAGAAAAATCTTTTAATAGGGGATTGGTATGATAAAGTTATTGCTCCCCATGATACCAGATTAGAAAAAATGCAATATATTGCGGGCAGTTGCCCAAAAGCCGAAAAATTAGTTAAAGAAACCCTAAATTTACCAACTCACATCAATATTTCTACAAGGGAAGCTAAAAAAATTGTAGATTTTCTTAAACTATTCTCTGATTAA